In one uncultured Methanoregula sp. genomic region, the following are encoded:
- a CDS encoding PAS domain S-box protein, with protein MFTLLYVDDEPALLEIGKMFLEMSGQFSVATLTSASEALRILSSEHYDGIISDYQMPGINGIEFLKQVRASGSTVPFIIFTGRGREEIVIQALNEGADFYLQKGGEPVSQFAELEHKIQHAILQRMAQESVRDHERREADIINFLPDATLAIDTKGVVIAWNRAMERMTGVKAEQILGKGNYEYALPFYHERRPLLIDNVLMNDPAVSTHYPNIKREGKTLFSETTIPHFNDGRGAALWFTASPLYDTRGNVIGAIESIREISERKKVEDAIRESEQKYRTVFETTGTATVLIEDDATISLANSEFERLSGYTKEEIENKKKWIEFVVPEDLERMLTQHRQRRLDRQSALKHYEFSFVTRSGDVREIYITIDVVPGTSKSVASLLDITKRKRAERLLVTTNEEYINLLDQIQDIYYRSDAGGHLIKASRSWAVVLGYDNVSECLGRSIADDFYVNPANRQEFLDKVYRDGKVTNYEVLLKRKDNTPVLVATNSHLYRDPAGNVLGIEGTFSDITERKQQEQILRSQLDLGLALLATHDLKETMGICLRSAIGISGMDSGGIYLVDKESGSVDLYLSENLGEDFVRLVSHYPAGSPNGQIVMAGKPFYSPYTRNGLARTPVHEREGLRAGAIIPIMFENRVTACLNIASHTVDGIPAISRLALETIATRIGSAIERIRADEELAQSEQKYRNIVEDQTEFISRFTPDGTHVFVNEAYCRYFGMSREEILGHRFSPDIPAQDKESVKKFFKSLTPDHPVDTIVHRIILPDGRVRWQRWSDRAIFDLSGRVTEYQSVGRDITEIKDAELTLQAAYEQLTASDEELRGQYEELARSEQSIRESEAKFRAIIDQSFQFIGLLTPDGILLEANRTALEFAGTPESAVINRPFWEIPWGSHSVELQAQLKDAIQRAASGETVRFDATHVAANGEPVNVDLLVKPVKNATGQIIYLITEGRDVTKLKNIEATLIKRTVDLDSRNRLISTLLDTVPIGIFMVEAPSRKPIIANRQAARLLGRGILPDATKKNLAEVYEVYRAGTSDRYPAEEMPIIRGMHGESSHIDDMVVVRPDGTRARLEIFGNPVTDSKERIVASLVSFLDITERMRTEEALRIAKEKYAKAFLAGPDAITISELDSGKFVEVNDAATALFGYSREELIGKSATELGIWQIDSDRDAFIDQLEKQGRVHEYEARERRKSGEMYDALVNAVTLTIGGRNFFIAIVRDITEWKRAERTIAEINKKINLLTRITRHDVANQIAILRGFASIAMEKARDPVVLGLLEKIDRSVSTISQQIEFTKAYQELGMHAPGWHRIRDIIAQQKTDGISLSCTCNAEIFADPMLGKVFFNLIDNASRHGERVTAMTISCRPGPGNLVITVEDNGIGIPPGLKEKIFLEGYGQHTGFGLFFARVVLEITGISIHETGTFGNGARFEITVPEEGYRIIP; from the coding sequence ATGTTTACCCTCCTCTACGTTGATGATGAACCCGCACTGCTCGAGATCGGGAAGATGTTCCTCGAGATGAGTGGCCAGTTCAGCGTTGCAACGCTCACGTCAGCCTCGGAGGCCCTTCGCATTCTCTCGTCCGAGCATTATGATGGCATCATCTCCGATTACCAGATGCCGGGAATAAACGGTATTGAATTCCTGAAGCAGGTCCGGGCATCCGGTAGTACGGTCCCCTTTATCATCTTCACCGGCCGCGGGCGCGAAGAGATCGTCATCCAGGCCCTGAACGAGGGCGCGGATTTCTACCTCCAGAAAGGCGGGGAGCCGGTATCCCAGTTCGCCGAGCTTGAGCACAAAATCCAGCATGCGATCCTGCAGAGAATGGCACAGGAAAGCGTACGGGACCATGAACGCCGTGAGGCCGATATCATCAACTTCCTGCCCGATGCAACGCTGGCCATTGATACCAAAGGTGTCGTTATCGCGTGGAACCGGGCAATGGAGAGAATGACCGGCGTAAAAGCAGAACAGATCCTCGGGAAAGGCAATTATGAGTATGCTCTCCCGTTCTACCATGAACGCCGTCCGCTCCTTATCGATAATGTACTCATGAACGACCCTGCAGTCTCCACCCATTACCCGAACATCAAACGGGAGGGGAAGACGCTCTTCTCCGAGACCACGATCCCGCACTTCAACGATGGCAGGGGAGCCGCTCTCTGGTTTACCGCATCCCCGCTGTACGACACCCGGGGAAATGTCATCGGGGCCATCGAATCGATCCGCGAGATCTCGGAGAGAAAAAAAGTGGAGGATGCAATCCGCGAGAGCGAACAGAAGTACCGTACTGTCTTTGAAACAACCGGTACGGCAACGGTCCTTATTGAGGATGACGCCACGATCAGTCTTGCCAATTCTGAGTTTGAACGCCTGAGCGGATATACTAAAGAGGAGATTGAGAACAAGAAGAAATGGATCGAGTTTGTTGTACCGGAAGATCTTGAACGGATGCTCACCCAGCACCGGCAGAGACGGCTGGACCGGCAGAGCGCTCTCAAGCATTATGAATTCAGCTTCGTAACACGGTCAGGCGATGTCAGGGAAATTTACATAACGATCGATGTCGTCCCCGGTACCTCAAAGAGCGTGGCCTCCCTCTTGGATATCACAAAACGAAAACGGGCGGAACGCCTCCTTGTAACCACGAATGAGGAGTACATAAACCTCCTTGACCAGATCCAGGATATCTATTACCGGAGCGATGCCGGAGGCCACCTGATCAAGGCCAGCCGGTCGTGGGCAGTGGTTCTCGGTTATGACAATGTCTCGGAATGCCTTGGCAGGAGCATTGCAGACGATTTCTATGTCAATCCCGCGAACCGGCAGGAATTCCTCGACAAGGTGTACCGTGACGGGAAAGTGACCAACTATGAAGTGCTGCTCAAAAGAAAAGACAATACTCCGGTGCTTGTTGCGACAAACAGTCACCTCTACCGGGATCCGGCAGGGAATGTTCTTGGCATAGAGGGCACGTTCAGCGATATTACCGAACGCAAACAGCAGGAACAGATCCTCCGGAGCCAGCTGGATCTCGGCCTTGCTTTACTGGCTACCCATGACCTGAAAGAGACCATGGGGATCTGCCTGAGATCGGCGATTGGGATATCAGGAATGGATTCCGGCGGGATTTATCTTGTTGACAAAGAATCCGGCTCTGTTGATCTCTATCTCTCGGAGAACCTTGGAGAAGATTTTGTCCGGCTGGTCTCCCATTACCCGGCTGGTTCGCCCAACGGGCAGATCGTAATGGCAGGAAAACCGTTCTATTCCCCGTACACCAGGAACGGACTTGCCCGTACTCCCGTCCATGAACGGGAAGGATTGCGGGCAGGTGCGATCATCCCGATCATGTTTGAAAACCGGGTAACTGCCTGCCTGAATATTGCATCGCATACCGTTGATGGGATCCCGGCGATCTCCCGTCTCGCCCTTGAAACGATAGCTACCCGGATCGGATCTGCCATTGAACGGATACGCGCCGATGAAGAGCTGGCACAGAGCGAGCAGAAATACCGGAACATTGTCGAGGACCAGACAGAATTCATCTCGCGGTTCACCCCGGATGGTACTCACGTCTTTGTCAATGAAGCCTACTGCCGGTATTTCGGCATGAGCCGGGAGGAGATCCTCGGGCACCGGTTCAGCCCGGATATTCCTGCCCAGGATAAGGAGAGCGTAAAAAAGTTCTTCAAATCCCTGACACCCGATCATCCGGTCGATACCATCGTTCACCGGATCATCCTGCCGGATGGCCGGGTACGCTGGCAGCGGTGGAGTGACCGTGCAATCTTCGATCTCTCAGGAAGGGTTACCGAATACCAGTCGGTAGGCCGGGATATAACCGAAATAAAAGATGCAGAGTTGACCCTCCAGGCCGCGTACGAACAGCTCACAGCATCTGACGAGGAACTGCGGGGGCAGTATGAAGAACTTGCCCGGAGCGAGCAGTCGATCCGCGAAAGCGAGGCAAAGTTCCGGGCTATCATCGACCAGTCCTTCCAGTTCATCGGGCTGTTGACCCCGGATGGCATATTGCTTGAAGCCAACAGGACTGCCCTGGAATTTGCCGGAACTCCGGAATCCGCTGTCATCAACCGGCCGTTCTGGGAGATCCCCTGGGGGTCCCATTCTGTGGAGCTCCAGGCGCAGCTTAAGGATGCCATACAGCGGGCTGCATCCGGTGAAACCGTCCGGTTTGACGCAACTCATGTTGCAGCAAACGGAGAACCGGTCAACGTGGATCTCTTGGTCAAGCCCGTGAAAAATGCAACGGGACAGATCATCTACCTGATAACCGAAGGACGGGATGTCACGAAACTGAAAAATATCGAGGCAACCCTTATTAAGAGAACCGTTGATCTCGACAGCCGGAACCGGCTGATCAGCACGCTGCTCGATACTGTCCCGATTGGCATCTTCATGGTTGAAGCCCCCTCCCGAAAACCGATCATCGCCAACCGGCAGGCTGCCCGCCTTCTTGGACGAGGCATTCTTCCGGATGCAACAAAAAAGAATCTTGCCGAGGTGTACGAGGTGTACCGGGCCGGAACTTCTGACCGGTATCCCGCAGAAGAGATGCCGATCATACGGGGAATGCACGGGGAGAGCAGCCATATCGATGACATGGTTGTCGTACGCCCGGACGGTACGCGGGCCCGGCTGGAAATATTCGGCAACCCGGTCACCGACTCAAAAGAACGCATTGTTGCGAGCCTTGTCAGTTTCCTTGATATCACCGAACGGATGAGAACAGAAGAAGCATTACGGATTGCGAAAGAAAAATATGCAAAAGCATTCCTGGCAGGTCCCGATGCCATCACTATCAGTGAACTGGATTCTGGGAAATTCGTTGAAGTTAATGACGCAGCAACAGCACTGTTCGGGTATTCCCGGGAGGAGTTGATCGGGAAGAGTGCAACTGAACTGGGTATCTGGCAGATTGATTCAGACCGGGATGCTTTCATCGATCAACTGGAAAAGCAGGGCAGGGTTCATGAATACGAAGCCCGCGAGAGACGGAAATCCGGCGAGATGTACGATGCCCTCGTCAACGCCGTAACCCTGACCATCGGTGGCCGGAATTTCTTCATCGCGATTGTCCGGGATATCACTGAATGGAAACGGGCAGAACGGACGATTGCGGAGATCAATAAAAAGATCAATCTCCTGACCCGGATAACCCGCCATGACGTGGCAAACCAGATCGCCATCCTGCGGGGATTTGCCAGTATTGCTATGGAGAAGGCACGCGATCCCGTTGTTTTAGGCCTTCTCGAAAAGATCGACCGGTCGGTATCCACAATCTCACAGCAGATCGAGTTCACCAAGGCGTACCAGGAACTCGGCATGCATGCACCCGGCTGGCACCGGATCCGCGATATCATTGCACAGCAAAAAACGGACGGGATATCCCTGTCATGTACCTGCAATGCGGAGATTTTTGCCGATCCCATGCTCGGGAAGGTCTTTTTCAACCTCATCGACAATGCCTCCCGGCACGGGGAACGGGTGACCGCCATGACCATCAGCTGCAGGCCCGGTCCCGGCAACCTCGTGAT
- a CDS encoding cache domain-containing protein, with the protein MNTSTPQVPVTPPQQKYTSNETLVAFVDNAVAYAKTRGKEKALAEFNNPNGSFIRGELYVYAYAFNGTTLAHPVNPEAVGKPRDGANGVFVKEMGAVVRNGSGFYRFIYINPLHNNTLESKLGYGAPAGDDWWLGSGAYEGPLNPAAPGSTTAALSPQVTPAPAGSR; encoded by the coding sequence ATGAACACATCCACCCCGCAGGTGCCCGTAACACCCCCGCAGCAGAAATACACCTCCAATGAGACGCTTGTTGCGTTTGTCGACAATGCGGTCGCCTATGCGAAGACCCGTGGAAAGGAGAAAGCCCTTGCAGAGTTCAACAACCCGAACGGTTCTTTTATCCGGGGAGAACTCTATGTCTATGCCTATGCCTTCAACGGGACAACCCTCGCCCACCCGGTCAACCCGGAAGCTGTCGGGAAACCCCGTGACGGGGCAAACGGGGTTTTTGTTAAGGAAATGGGTGCGGTGGTCCGGAACGGAAGCGGTTTTTACCGGTTCATCTACATCAATCCCCTCCACAACAACACGCTTGAATCCAAGCTCGGGTACGGGGCACCGGCAGGGGATGATTGGTGGCTTGGCTCCGGTGCATACGAGGGCCCGTTGAACCCGGCTGCCCCTGGATCCACAACCGCAGCGCTCTCCCCGCAGGTCACACCGGCACCGGCAGGGTCCCGGTAA
- a CDS encoding DHA2 family efflux MFS transporter permease subunit, translating to MEKTSRGETQSGFTLLTISISLAVFMSSLDGTIVNIALPTISTDFNLSSSTVSWVATIYLLVLAGCVLIFGKLADRIGFKKIFLTGFIIFTLGSFSCAILPDLLNSFAVLVGSRVFQAIGGAMITAIAPAMVTAFIPMSQKGKAMGVIMTAAALGTAIGPTIGGVLTQYLSWHWIFFINVPVGIIAVLLGAKVIPATGPLSKPAGFDKAGALLIFVGLAALLFAVSEGMSLGWTSPVILSSLALAIITLGYFVLHELRVADPLLELRLFKNKNFLMTNLIMALVFFSFAGINYLLPFYLQYVKGYGVSDSGLILTALSAAMMVAGVISGLLYNRVGGRKLCIAAGILLVIGYFMMTLLRINTSTGFVTITLLVLGFSLGLMITPASNMIMNSVGKQYQGMVSSLTSLERFAPLTLGIAFANLVFMQGIAAIAGHRGITESAPAKIQMELMTAGFDLAFFASLVIAVIILILAILARQEVHPDYQAGNDDDAKIGII from the coding sequence ATGGAAAAGACCTCCCGGGGAGAGACCCAGTCTGGTTTCACACTCCTGACAATCTCAATATCTCTTGCTGTCTTCATGTCCTCACTGGACGGTACTATCGTAAATATTGCACTGCCGACCATCTCGACGGATTTCAACCTGTCTTCGAGCACCGTGAGCTGGGTTGCGACCATCTACCTGCTGGTGCTTGCCGGCTGCGTCCTCATTTTCGGAAAATTAGCCGATCGTATCGGGTTCAAGAAGATCTTCCTGACGGGATTTATCATATTCACGCTAGGTTCGTTCTCGTGTGCCATTCTGCCCGATCTCCTGAATTCATTTGCCGTGCTTGTCGGTTCGCGTGTCTTCCAGGCTATAGGGGGTGCCATGATAACCGCGATTGCTCCTGCAATGGTCACCGCGTTCATTCCCATGTCGCAGAAAGGAAAAGCCATGGGAGTTATCATGACGGCCGCGGCACTCGGGACCGCGATCGGGCCTACAATCGGCGGGGTGCTTACCCAGTACCTCTCCTGGCACTGGATCTTCTTCATCAACGTACCTGTGGGCATCATCGCAGTCCTGCTGGGTGCAAAAGTTATTCCGGCAACAGGACCGCTCTCAAAACCTGCTGGTTTTGACAAGGCCGGTGCGCTGCTGATCTTTGTCGGGCTTGCGGCCCTGCTCTTTGCGGTATCCGAGGGTATGTCACTTGGCTGGACTTCCCCGGTCATTCTTAGTTCCCTCGCGCTTGCCATCATCACGCTGGGCTACTTTGTCCTGCACGAACTCCGGGTGGCGGACCCACTCCTTGAGCTCCGCCTCTTCAAAAACAAAAATTTCCTGATGACCAACCTCATCATGGCCCTGGTCTTCTTCAGCTTCGCCGGTATCAATTACCTGCTCCCGTTCTATCTCCAGTATGTGAAAGGGTACGGGGTATCAGATTCCGGCCTTATCCTCACCGCTCTTTCGGCTGCCATGATGGTAGCCGGCGTAATTTCCGGCTTGTTATACAACCGGGTTGGTGGCAGGAAACTCTGTATTGCCGCTGGGATCCTGCTGGTTATCGGGTATTTCATGATGACACTCCTCCGGATAAATACCTCTACCGGCTTTGTGACCATTACCCTGCTCGTGCTGGGATTCAGCCTGGGACTGATGATAACGCCAGCCTCGAATATGATCATGAACTCGGTTGGGAAGCAATACCAGGGCATGGTCTCCAGCCTCACGAGCCTTGAGCGGTTCGCACCGCTGACCCTTGGTATCGCCTTTGCAAACCTGGTCTTCATGCAGGGTATCGCGGCGATTGCCGGGCACCGCGGGATCACCGAGAGTGCACCAGCGAAAATCCAGATGGAGCTGATGACGGCGGGTTTCGATCTTGCCTTCTTCGCTTCGCTCGTTATTGCGGTCATTATCCTCATCCTAGCAATCCTTGCACGACAGGAAGTGCACCCGGACTACCAGGCCGGGAATGACGATGATGCAAAGATAGGGATTATATAA
- a CDS encoding heparan-alpha-glucosaminide N-acetyltransferase: protein MNTGSRLWEIDCARGIAILMMIIFHTIFDLSFFRIAPVDVSGGFWRYFAFATATLFLLIVGVSLVISHARAVQNLPGIALTKKFLIRGAGIFGLGLLVTLATYVYLHEGFVVFGILHLIGISVMLSPLFFRFGKQNILIGLVIILAGFCIAGIHGPVYLIPLGIFPATFTSVDYTPLVPWLGVVLAGMGIGECLYTGGVRQFGIRSLPVPVIIFFSFLGRHSLIIYLVHQPIIILLLGALTGTPVF, encoded by the coding sequence ATGAACACCGGTTCGCGGCTCTGGGAGATCGACTGTGCCCGGGGTATCGCGATCCTCATGATGATCATCTTCCACACGATATTCGATCTCAGTTTTTTCCGGATCGCTCCTGTCGATGTCTCGGGAGGATTCTGGCGGTATTTTGCCTTTGCGACTGCGACGCTCTTTCTCCTGATTGTTGGTGTTTCGCTGGTAATCTCCCACGCCAGGGCTGTACAGAATCTCCCGGGTATTGCGCTCACGAAGAAATTTCTGATCCGCGGTGCCGGGATATTCGGTCTTGGGCTTCTTGTTACCCTTGCCACGTACGTGTACCTGCATGAAGGATTTGTAGTATTCGGGATCCTGCACCTGATTGGGATCTCGGTGATGCTCTCTCCGCTCTTTTTCCGCTTCGGGAAACAAAATATCCTCATCGGGCTTGTGATTATCCTTGCCGGCTTCTGTATTGCCGGCATCCACGGCCCGGTATATCTTATCCCGCTGGGAATTTTCCCTGCAACATTTACAAGTGTTGATTATACCCCGCTCGTTCCGTGGCTTGGAGTTGTCCTTGCAGGTATGGGTATAGGGGAGTGCCTGTACACGGGGGGGGTCCGGCAGTTCGGTATCCGGAGCCTGCCGGTTCCGGTTATCATTTTCTTCTCCTTCCTTGGCCGGCATTCGCTCATCATTTACCTTGTGCACCAGCCGATCATTATTCTCCTGCTGGGTGCATTGACCGGGACACCGGTATTCTGA
- a CDS encoding methanogenesis marker 8 protein: protein MAKNPKADEHIIEAIGRCRIVIRDGTVVEVGESQIRDCPLAKRFAYPIPDITKESVKANIEHRIKAFGMCTPDREVLDNREFVGFGASEILSFGLRAGLIDAVVLTCDGAGTIIVTTPALVQGIGGRMSGLVSTSPYPSVMDRIEGSGGYVLDRENASIDQLAGVALAVEKGFRNIAVTVALPRDAQAIRRIHPSAVIFGVHVTGLSAEEAEMLVSASDLVTSCASKTIREIAGKKALVQAGIAIPIFAITKPGKEFIIEKIRTSDEPVLVKPTKLPALGDKQPDPLI, encoded by the coding sequence ATGGCCAAAAATCCCAAAGCAGACGAACATATCATCGAAGCAATCGGCAGGTGCAGGATAGTCATCCGCGACGGTACCGTTGTTGAAGTTGGAGAGTCACAGATCCGTGACTGCCCGCTTGCAAAGCGGTTCGCATACCCAATACCGGATATTACAAAAGAGTCGGTAAAAGCCAATATCGAGCACCGGATTAAGGCATTCGGCATGTGTACCCCGGACCGTGAAGTACTGGACAACCGGGAATTCGTGGGATTTGGTGCATCGGAGATCCTCAGTTTCGGCCTCCGTGCCGGCCTGATCGACGCAGTGGTCCTTACCTGCGATGGTGCCGGAACAATTATAGTCACGACGCCGGCTCTCGTCCAGGGGATCGGTGGCCGGATGTCCGGCCTTGTTTCCACATCACCGTACCCCTCCGTTATGGACCGGATTGAAGGAAGCGGCGGGTATGTCCTTGACCGGGAGAATGCCTCCATAGACCAGCTGGCCGGTGTGGCCCTTGCCGTTGAGAAAGGATTCCGGAATATCGCCGTCACCGTTGCACTGCCGCGGGATGCACAGGCTATCCGCAGGATACACCCGTCGGCTGTGATCTTCGGGGTCCATGTCACCGGTCTTTCCGCTGAAGAGGCAGAGATGCTCGTTTCCGCATCGGACCTTGTCACCAGCTGTGCCTCGAAGACCATCCGGGAGATTGCCGGGAAAAAAGCACTGGTGCAGGCAGGCATCGCTATCCCCATCTTTGCTATAACGAAACCCGGTAAAGAGTTTATTATCGAGAAGATCCGCACCTCTGATGAACCGGTCCTCGTCAAGCCGACAAAACTTCCGGCGCTCGGCGACAAACAACCGGACCCGCTCATCTGA
- a CDS encoding MscL family protein gives MADKSIKDAEKALGGGVMAIGKGAKGFNQEFMEFLQKYQVIGLAVAFVIGAAATKLVNSTVSDIIMPLVGVLTPDGNWREAVFQVGPIKFLLGDFIGAIIDFLIIALVIFFTVKYVMKGDVSKKI, from the coding sequence ATGGCTGATAAAAGTATCAAGGATGCGGAGAAAGCCCTCGGTGGCGGCGTGATGGCAATCGGGAAGGGGGCAAAAGGATTCAACCAGGAGTTCATGGAGTTCCTCCAGAAATACCAGGTCATCGGCCTTGCCGTTGCATTCGTGATAGGTGCGGCGGCAACAAAACTTGTCAACTCAACGGTTTCCGATATCATCATGCCCCTCGTGGGTGTGCTCACACCGGACGGGAACTGGCGCGAAGCGGTCTTTCAGGTAGGGCCGATCAAGTTCCTCCTTGGGGACTTTATCGGGGCCATCATCGATTTCCTTATCATTGCCCTTGTGATCTTCTTCACCGTGAAATATGTCATGAAAGGAGATGTGTCAAAAAAGATCTGA